A genomic segment from Vicugna pacos chromosome 17, VicPac4, whole genome shotgun sequence encodes:
- the CRTAP gene encoding cartilage-associated protein isoform X3, with translation MCAAQEQVKTSFFYLNRTLHKGAYGLQTAVTKGANSGALDHGLDLAGTRGQRALPRTPSPRGQLRLDPPTGWGGAAGRGGPEAGFPASPAFRSSRCAVLLLPFLLAPLLPSFLPPGAMETGRRAAAALLALLWAGCALRSGRAQYERYSFRSFPRDELMPLESAYRHALDQYSSEHWAESVGYLEISLRLHRLLRDSEAFCHRNCSASPQPEPAAGLARYPELRLFGGLLRRAHCLKRCKQGLPAFRQSQPSREVLADFQRREPYKFLQFAYFKANNLPKAIAAAHTFLLKHPDDEMMKRNMAYYKTLPDAEDYVKDLETKSFEVVTLRRSGQSLSWGLQFSREGCSSPLQGCWGVHACLLVSESQSGESDGASQLSRRPHLLPGFPPTLDPALLCLVPGPSAFKGRVFRIAHQSLARRGFGRCDPSSEQVGTAGNRGLPQPCSAPQPCFLSCASCQPPWSPVPAGAYRCVAHLPPL, from the exons GGCGCGTATGGCTTGCAGACCGCCGTCACCAAAGGAGCGAACAGCGGAGCCCTGGATCATGGGTTAGACCTTGCAGGAACTAGAGGGCAGCGCGCCCTCCCCAGGACACCCTCCCCGCGCGGGCAGCTTCGCCTGGACCCCCCGACTGGATGGGGAGGGGCGGCCGGACGGGGCGGGCCGGAGGCTGGCTTCCCCGCCTCCCCAGCATTCCGCTCGTCGCGTTGTGCTGTCCTcctgcttcctttccttcttgctcccctccttccttccttccttccgccGGGCGCGATGGAGACGGGGCGCCGGGCGGCCGCGGCGCTGCTGGCGCTGCTGTGGGCGGGCTGCGCGCTGCGCTCGGGGCGCGCCCAGTACGAGCGCTACAGCTTCCGCAGCTTCCCGCGGGACGAGCTGATGCCGCTGGAGTCGGCCTACCGGCATGCGCTGGACCAGTACAGCAGCGAGCACTGGGCGGAGAGCGTGGGCTACCTGGAGATTAGCCTGCGGCTGCACCGCCTGCTGCGCGACAGCGAGGCCTTCTGCCACCGCAACTGCAGCGCCTCGCCGCAGCCCGAGCCCGCCGCCGGCCTCGCGCGCTACCCAGAGCTGCGCCTCTTCGGGGGCCTGCTGCGCCGCGCGCACTGCCTCAAGCGCTGCAAGCAGGGCCTGCCAGCCTTCCGCCAGTCGCAGCCCAGCCGCGAAGTGCTGGCCGACTTCCAGCGCCGCGAGCCCTACAAGTTCCTGCAGTTCGCCTACTTCAAG GCAAATAATCTTCCAAAAGCCATTGCGGCTGCTCACACCTTTCTGCTGAAGCATCCTGATGACGAAATGATGAAGAGGAACATGGCTTATTACAAGACCCTGCCTGATGCGGAGGACTACGTTAAAGACTTGGAAACCAAGTCATTCGAG GTGGTGACCCTCAGACGGAGTGGGCAGTCTCTTTCCTGGGGCCTTCAGTTTTCCAGGGAAGGATGCTCCAGCCCTCTGCAGGGCTGCTGGGGTGTCCATGCTTGTCTGCTGGTGTCTGAGAGCCAGTCTGGGGAGAGCGATGGGGCCTCACAGCTGAGTCGGAGACCTCACCTGCTTCCTGGCTTTCCGCCCACCCTCGACCCAGCTCTGCTCTGCCTCGTCCCTGGCCCCTCAGCCTTCAAGGGTAGAGTCTTTAGAATAGCTCACCAGTCCCTGGCGAGGAGAGGATTTGGGAGATGTGATCCGTCCAGTGAGCAGGTGGGCACTGCGGGGAACCGAGGGCTCCCACAGCCCTGCTCAGCCCCTCAGCCCTGCTTTCTGTCCTGCGCCTCGTGCCAGCCTCCGTGGTCCCCGGTGCCTGCAGGTGCCTACAGGTGTGTGGCTCACCTCCCTCCTCTGTGA
- the CRTAP gene encoding cartilage-associated protein isoform X1: METGRRAAAALLALLWAGCALRSGRAQYERYSFRSFPRDELMPLESAYRHALDQYSSEHWAESVGYLEISLRLHRLLRDSEAFCHRNCSASPQPEPAAGLARYPELRLFGGLLRRAHCLKRCKQGLPAFRQSQPSREVLADFQRREPYKFLQFAYFKANNLPKAIAAAHTFLLKHPDDEMMKRNMAYYKTLPDAEDYVKDLETKSFEVVTLRRSGQSLSWGLQFSREGCSSPLQGCWGVHACLLVSESQSGESDGASQLSRRPHLLPGFPPTLDPALLCLVPGPSAFKGRVFRIAHQSLARRGFGRCDPSSEQVGTAGNRGLPQPCSAPQPCFLSCASCQPPWSPVPAGAYSEECTPVNRAEKSRREEVTDWLPVELRSLFIRAVRAYNGENWRTCITDMELALPDFFKTFHECLAACEGSREIKDFKDFYLSIADHYVEVLECKIQCEENLTPVIGGYPVEKFVATMYHYLQFAYYKLNDLKNAAPCAVSYLLFDPDDKVMQQNLVYYRYHQDKWGLSDEHFQPRPEAVQFFNVTTLQKELYDFAKEHIMDDDEGEVVEYLDDLLELEEPS, encoded by the exons ATGGAGACGGGGCGCCGGGCGGCCGCGGCGCTGCTGGCGCTGCTGTGGGCGGGCTGCGCGCTGCGCTCGGGGCGCGCCCAGTACGAGCGCTACAGCTTCCGCAGCTTCCCGCGGGACGAGCTGATGCCGCTGGAGTCGGCCTACCGGCATGCGCTGGACCAGTACAGCAGCGAGCACTGGGCGGAGAGCGTGGGCTACCTGGAGATTAGCCTGCGGCTGCACCGCCTGCTGCGCGACAGCGAGGCCTTCTGCCACCGCAACTGCAGCGCCTCGCCGCAGCCCGAGCCCGCCGCCGGCCTCGCGCGCTACCCAGAGCTGCGCCTCTTCGGGGGCCTGCTGCGCCGCGCGCACTGCCTCAAGCGCTGCAAGCAGGGCCTGCCAGCCTTCCGCCAGTCGCAGCCCAGCCGCGAAGTGCTGGCCGACTTCCAGCGCCGCGAGCCCTACAAGTTCCTGCAGTTCGCCTACTTCAAG GCAAATAATCTTCCAAAAGCCATTGCGGCTGCTCACACCTTTCTGCTGAAGCATCCTGATGACGAAATGATGAAGAGGAACATGGCTTATTACAAGACCCTGCCTGATGCGGAGGACTACGTTAAAGACTTGGAAACCAAGTCATTCGAG GTGGTGACCCTCAGACGGAGTGGGCAGTCTCTTTCCTGGGGCCTTCAGTTTTCCAGGGAAGGATGCTCCAGCCCTCTGCAGGGCTGCTGGGGTGTCCATGCTTGTCTGCTGGTGTCTGAGAGCCAGTCTGGGGAGAGCGATGGGGCCTCACAGCTGAGTCGGAGACCTCACCTGCTTCCTGGCTTTCCGCCCACCCTCGACCCAGCTCTGCTCTGCCTCGTCCCTGGCCCCTCAGCCTTCAAGGGTAGAGTCTTTAGAATAGCTCACCAGTCCCTGGCGAGGAGAGGATTTGGGAGATGTGATCCGTCCAGTGAGCAGGTGGGCACTGCGGGGAACCGAGGGCTCCCACAGCCCTGCTCAGCCCCTCAGCCCTGCTTTCTGTCCTGCGCCTCGTGCCAGCCTCCGTGGTCCCCGGTGCCTGCAGGTGCCTACAG CGAGGAGTGTACCCCTGTGAACAGGGCAGAAAAATCTAGACGTGAAGAAGTCACCGACTGGCTTCCTGTTGAATTAAGG AGCCTGTTCATCCGAGCCGTGCGAGCCTACAACGGTGAGAACTGGAGGACGTGCATCACGGACATGGAGCTGGCCCTCCCCGACTTCTTCAAGACCTTTCATGAGTGTCTCGCCGCCTGCGAGGGCTCCAGGGAGATCAAGGACTTCAAGGATTTCTATCTCTCCATAGCAG ATCATTATGTGGAAGTTCTGGAATGCAAAATACAGTGCGAAGAGAACCTCACCCCAGTTATAGGAGGCTATCCGGTGGAGAAGTTTGTGGCTACCATGTATCATTATTTGCAGTTTGCTTATTATAAGT TGAACGACCTGAAGAACGCGGCCCCCTGTGCCGTCAGCTACCTGCTCTTTGACCCCGACGACAAGGTCATGCAGCAGAACCTGGTGTATTACCGGTACCACCAGGACAAGTGGGGGCTCTCGGACGAGCATTTCCAGCCCAGACCA